In Equus przewalskii isolate Varuska chromosome 15, EquPr2, whole genome shotgun sequence, a single genomic region encodes these proteins:
- the LOC103567210 gene encoding C-C chemokine receptor type 5-like, whose translation MGYQTTSPFYDIDYSTSEPCQKTDVRQIAARLLPPLYSLVFICGSLGNMLVILVLIKYVKLKRVADIYLLNLAISDLLFVLTLPLWAHYAAHSWVFGNRMCQLSIGLYFIGFFSGIFFIILLTIDRYLAIVHPVIPLKVSTVAFGVVSSGVTWLVAVFASLPGIIFTKSQKEDFLESEKESVYSCGPYFPPQWRNFHIIMITILSLVLPLLVMIICYSAILKTLLQCLPRKKHKAVRLIFVIMIVYFLFWAPYNIVLLLSTFQEIFGLSDFETSSRLDQAMQVTETLGMTHCCINPIIYAFVGEKFRRYLSMFFRKHVAKHLCKPRCPVFCGKTVERVSSRNTPSAGEQELSIA comes from the coding sequence ATGGGTTATCAGACGACAAGTCCGTTCTATGACATCGATTACAGTACGTCAGAGCCCTGCCAAAAAACCGATGTGAGACAAATCGCAGCCAGGCTCCTGCCCCCGCTCTACTCGCTGGTGTTCATCTGTGGTTCTCTGGGCAACATGCTGGTCATCCTTGTCCTGATAAAGTACGTAAAGCTAAAGAGGGTGGCTGACATCTACCTGCTCAACTTGGCCATCTCTGACTTGCTTTTCGTTCTCACCCTCCCATTGTGGGCTCACTACGCAGCACACAGTTGGGTTTTTGGAAATAGAATGTGTCAACTTTCGATTGGACTCTATTTTATAGGCTTCTTCTCTGGAATCTTCTTCATCATCCTCCTGACAATCGACAGGTACCTGGCTATCGTCCATCCTGTGATTCCTTTAAAGGTCAGCACCGTCGCCTTTGGGGTGGTGTCAAGTGGGGTCACTTGGCTGGTGGCTGTGTTTGCCTCTCTTCCAGGAATCATCTTTACCAAATCCCAAAAAGAAGACTTCTTGGAATCTGAGAAAGAGTCTGTTTACTCCTGCGGCCCTTATTTTCCACCACAATGGAGGAATTTCCATATAATAATGATCACCATTCTCAGCCTGGTCCTGCCACTGCTGGTCATGATCATCTGCTACTCAGCAATCCTGAAAACCCTGCTTCAGTGTCTCCCCAGGAAGAAGCATAAGGCCGTGAGGCTCATTTTCGTGATCATGATAGTGTACTTTCTCTTCTGGGCTCCCTACAACATCGTCCTTCTCCTGAGCACCTTCCAGGAAATCTTTGGCTTGAGTGACTTTGAGACCTCCAGTCGGCTGGACCAAGCCATGCAGGTGACGGAGACTCTTGGGATGACGCACTGCTGCATCAACCCCATCATCTACGCCTTCGTCGGTGAGAAGTTCAGAAGGTATCTCTCCATGTTCTTCCGAAAGCACGTTGCCAAACATCTCTGCAAACCTCGCTGCCCAGTTTTCTGTGGGAAGACTGTAGAACGAGTGAGTTCAAGAAACACCCCTTCCGCTGGGGAGCAGGAACTCTCAATAGCTTGA